Proteins encoded in a region of the Bacteroidota bacterium genome:
- a CDS encoding FISUMP domain-containing protein, protein MIKYVIAVILFLNLGIAYSQNTEIEIKNIEQNKAYPASLSGEKVTTSDTIRSNGNGVDGNALKEIGQGIGDGAGTNTSGFSAMLAGHNNVYALYFNQLGQSTGIWSSTIAYAHRRYTLHISSDSNYINSEYTNAHRNGFSVRCVKD, encoded by the coding sequence ATGATAAAATATGTAATCGCAGTAATATTATTCTTAAATCTCGGAATAGCATATTCTCAGAATACTGAAATAGAGATCAAAAATATAGAGCAAAACAAAGCTTATCCTGCATCTTTGTCAGGCGAAAAAGTAACAACATCCGATACTATTAGATCAAATGGGAATGGAGTTGATGGCAACGCCTTAAAAGAAATAGGGCAAGGAATTGGAGATGGAGCAGGAACAAACACGAGCGGATTTTCTGCAATGCTTGCAGGACATAACAACGTTTATGCTCTCTATTTTAACCAACTTGGTCAATCTACTGGAATTTGGAGTTCCACGATTGCGTATGCTCATCGTAGGTACACCCTGCACATTAGTTCAGACTCAAACTATATAAATTCAGAATATACGAACGCCCATAGAAACGGTTTTAGTGTTCGTTGTGTCAAGGATTAA
- a CDS encoding GIY-YIG nuclease family protein: MYYYVYILKSEKDGNFYTGYTRDLRARINMHNNGEVSSTKERRPLKLVYFEGCLNQQDATKREKYLKTAWGKRYIKSRLFNYLTG, from the coding sequence ATGTATTATTATGTTTATATATTGAAAAGTGAGAAAGATGGAAATTTCTATACTGGATATACAAGGGACCTAAGAGCGAGAATCAATATGCATAATAATGGGGAAGTATCTTCAACCAAAGAAAGGAGACCATTGAAACTCGTTTATTTTGAAGGATGCCTGAATCAACAAGATGCTACAAAGAGAGAAAAATATCTAAAGACAGCTTGGGGAAAAAGGTATATTAAATCGAGATTATTTAACTATCTCACGGGGTGA
- a CDS encoding TlpA disulfide reductase family protein: MFKNPIFSIIVVMSISTVNSQQLSISVSELSENKSYLYSLQGEKITLIDSVSSIMEGKMTYNLSNIYLHPGLFRIILEKNKWIDFVNEGEDVSITTNANNILDSLNVVKSESNQLYYTFIKLNKQYKSKSDLLQLILARYPKDDDYYTTSQNKLEQLQKDYLDYVNVVAQKNPSSFVSRYIKSSQLPVVDGNIPLEKQVSYLKSHSLDFVDFNDAGLINSDVFSNKSIEYLTYYRNPQLPKELLEKEFMVAVDTILNKAKVNSLVYTHVVEYLLDGFKKFGFDKIIDYIIQNYVIKDDICIDEKLETALQRRMDQAKYFKIGDVVPNIVSKDWSGKEVDLYSITAENILIIFYASWCPHCKTLLPQIAELYKSQKQKKTEVFAVSIDTNKTDWQKFVETDGWKWINVSDLKGWSGNAVKDYYIYATPTMFLIDRQKKIIGKPLSFDELLGVF, from the coding sequence ATGTTTAAAAACCCCATTTTTTCGATAATAGTTGTGATGAGTATAAGTACTGTAAACTCACAGCAATTATCTATTTCCGTTTCTGAATTAAGTGAGAACAAATCTTATTTATACTCATTGCAAGGAGAAAAGATTACGTTGATTGATTCAGTGAGTTCAATTATGGAAGGCAAAATGACATACAACCTGAGTAACATCTACTTACACCCTGGTCTTTTTCGTATCATTCTAGAAAAAAACAAATGGATCGACTTTGTAAATGAAGGTGAGGACGTAAGCATTACAACCAACGCGAACAATATTTTAGATAGCTTAAATGTTGTTAAATCCGAAAGCAATCAACTTTATTACACATTCATAAAACTGAACAAACAATACAAGTCAAAATCAGATCTGCTCCAGCTAATCTTAGCACGTTATCCCAAGGATGATGATTATTACACAACTTCACAGAATAAATTAGAGCAACTTCAAAAAGATTATCTTGATTATGTAAATGTTGTTGCACAAAAGAATCCAAGCTCCTTTGTCTCAAGATATATCAAATCATCCCAGTTACCGGTTGTAGACGGAAACATTCCATTGGAGAAACAAGTATCTTACCTAAAATCCCACTCATTAGACTTTGTAGATTTTAATGATGCCGGTCTAATCAACTCCGATGTTTTTTCAAATAAGTCCATTGAATATCTTACATACTATCGTAATCCTCAACTGCCTAAGGAACTTCTCGAAAAAGAATTTATGGTAGCTGTAGATACAATCCTGAATAAAGCAAAAGTCAATTCACTGGTCTACACGCATGTAGTAGAATATCTGTTAGACGGTTTCAAGAAATTCGGGTTCGATAAAATCATTGACTACATAATCCAGAACTACGTAATCAAAGATGACATCTGTATCGATGAAAAACTAGAGACTGCATTACAAAGAAGAATGGATCAGGCAAAGTATTTTAAAATTGGCGACGTTGTTCCAAATATCGTTAGTAAGGATTGGTCCGGTAAAGAAGTTGATTTGTATAGTATAACGGCTGAAAATATATTGATCATATTTTATGCATCCTGGTGTCCACACTGTAAAACTCTACTACCTCAGATAGCTGAATTATACAAGAGCCAAAAACAGAAAAAGACGGAAGTATTTGCTGTATCGATTGATACTAATAAAACTGACTGGCAAAAGTTTGTCGAAACTGATGGGTGGAAGTGGATTAACGTTTCTGACCTGAAAGGATGGAGCGGGAATGCGGTGAAGGATTATTATATCTATGCAACGCCTACGATGTTCCTAATAGACAGACAAAAGAAAATAATCGGAAAACCTTTGTCGTTTGATGAATTGTTAGGGGTATTTTAG
- a CDS encoding ATP-binding protein, whose protein sequence is MGDYKLIVLDEAQNIPNIGKVLKLITDTLNEVQIIATGSSSFDLASHTTEPMTGRVIHHKLYPLSSVEIKANEDWLNVDAKLDKLLRFGSYPDVFTSNDEDAINKLHELASSYLFKDLLKFEGIKKSSLLKNLVVSLALQLGHEVTYNELATKLGVNSITVQKYIDLLEQTYVVFKLNSFSRNIRKELTKSFKIYFYDNGIRNALINNFNPLSLRNDVGALWENFCITERLKANAYSDKKVNSYFWRTYDQKEIDYVEETAGTITGYELKYSEKQRIKIPKNFSETYNAAVHKIDRSNFWKFAELHV, encoded by the coding sequence TTGGGAGATTATAAACTTATCGTACTTGACGAGGCGCAGAACATCCCTAATATCGGTAAGGTACTAAAACTAATCACGGATACTTTGAACGAAGTGCAAATAATTGCAACCGGATCATCAAGCTTTGATCTTGCAAGCCACACGACTGAACCGATGACAGGCAGGGTAATCCACCATAAATTGTATCCACTTTCAAGCGTAGAAATTAAAGCTAATGAAGATTGGCTGAATGTAGATGCTAAATTAGATAAGCTGCTCAGGTTCGGTTCTTACCCGGATGTTTTTACTTCAAACGATGAAGATGCAATTAATAAACTTCACGAGCTTGCTTCTAGTTATTTGTTTAAAGATTTGCTGAAATTCGAGGGGATTAAAAAATCGAGTCTATTAAAAAACCTTGTTGTTTCTTTAGCGCTTCAACTTGGGCATGAAGTTACCTATAATGAATTAGCTACTAAGCTTGGAGTGAATAGTATCACAGTCCAAAAATATATAGACTTGCTTGAACAAACGTACGTTGTATTCAAATTAAATTCTTTTTCACGAAACATTCGTAAAGAACTGACGAAGTCGTTTAAAATTTATTTCTATGATAATGGAATTCGCAATGCATTGATCAATAATTTCAATCCCCTTTCATTGCGGAATGACGTGGGCGCATTATGGGAAAATTTTTGTATCACCGAACGGCTTAAAGCCAATGCCTATTCCGATAAAAAAGTGAATAGTTACTTTTGGAGAACATACGACCAAAAAGAAATCGATTATGTTGAAGAAACGGCAGGAACAATTACCGGCTATGAATTGAAATATTCTGAAAAACAACGGATCAAAATTCCAAAGAATTTTTCGGAAACGTATAATGCTGCTGTTCATAAAATTGATAGAAGTAATTTTTGGAAGTTTGCAGAATTGCATGTTTAA
- the lat gene encoding L-lysine 6-transaminase, with amino-acid sequence MTPKILPQNVHSTLKKHLLVDGFDLVLDLQKSHGSFIVDSITGKEYLDFFTFVASVPIGMNHPKMKTPEFLEKLTSVAINKPSLSDIYPAEQAEFVETFSRIAMPNYFPHAFFIEGGALGIENALKAAFDWKIRKNFLKGYKKEKGTQVIHFKQAFHGRTGYTMSLTNTEPVKIDLYPKFKWPRIENPKIKFPLNEENLKAAIQAEQLAMNQIKDAIKNNPDDIAAIIIEPIQGEGGDNHFRKEFFVELRRIADENNIMLIFDEVQVGVGLTGKMWAHQHFVQPDMIAFGKKTQVCGFLCGKRIDEIHDNVFNVSSRLNSTWGGNIVDMVRAQKYLEIIEEEKLVDNARVMGEYLLKQLHNLQNEFPSVVSNARGLGLFCAFDLNTPDERNRLKNSCYDKGLIILGCGEKSMRFRPPLNISKNEVDMGMSIIREALKGL; translated from the coding sequence ATGACACCCAAAATTTTACCTCAGAATGTCCACTCGACTTTAAAAAAACATCTCCTCGTCGATGGCTTCGATTTAGTTTTAGACCTTCAAAAAAGCCACGGCTCATTTATCGTCGATTCTATTACTGGTAAAGAATATCTCGATTTCTTTACTTTCGTTGCCTCAGTTCCTATTGGAATGAACCACCCGAAAATGAAAACTCCGGAATTTCTTGAAAAACTAACCTCAGTTGCAATCAACAAACCATCACTCTCGGATATCTATCCGGCTGAACAAGCAGAGTTTGTTGAAACATTTTCGCGCATAGCAATGCCAAATTATTTTCCCCATGCATTTTTCATTGAAGGCGGTGCGCTCGGTATCGAGAACGCTCTTAAAGCGGCTTTCGATTGGAAGATAAGGAAAAACTTTCTTAAAGGATACAAGAAAGAGAAGGGGACACAAGTAATTCATTTCAAGCAAGCTTTTCACGGACGAACCGGTTACACGATGTCGTTGACGAATACAGAGCCGGTGAAAATTGACCTATATCCGAAATTCAAATGGCCCCGAATCGAAAATCCAAAAATCAAATTCCCGTTGAATGAGGAGAATCTGAAAGCAGCAATCCAAGCAGAACAGTTAGCAATGAATCAAATCAAGGATGCGATTAAAAATAATCCTGATGATATCGCGGCTATCATCATTGAGCCGATACAAGGTGAGGGGGGAGATAATCATTTCCGAAAAGAATTCTTTGTTGAACTCCGCCGCATTGCTGACGAAAACAACATCATGCTGATCTTCGACGAGGTTCAGGTAGGGGTTGGTCTAACAGGCAAGATGTGGGCGCATCAACATTTTGTGCAGCCGGATATGATTGCATTCGGAAAGAAAACACAGGTTTGCGGTTTCCTCTGTGGAAAAAGAATCGATGAGATACATGACAACGTGTTTAATGTATCGAGCCGGTTGAATTCTACCTGGGGCGGAAATATTGTGGATATGGTGCGTGCACAAAAATATTTAGAAATTATTGAAGAAGAAAAATTAGTTGACAATGCACGCGTTATGGGTGAATACCTTTTAAAGCAATTACACAATTTACAGAACGAGTTCCCATCCGTTGTAAGTAATGCACGCGGACTTGGACTATTCTGTGCTTTCGATTTAAACACACCCGACGAACGAAACAGGCTGAAAAATTCCTGCTACGATAAAGGTTTGATAATATTAGGTTGTGGAGAAAAATCTATGCGTTTCAGACCACCGCTGAATATTTCAAAAAATGAAGTCGATATGGGTATGTCGATCATAAGAGAAGCTTTGAAAGGGTTATAA